From the genome of Neomonachus schauinslandi chromosome 5, ASM220157v2, whole genome shotgun sequence, one region includes:
- the FAM71C gene encoding protein FAM71C — protein MNNQCKLPLYTAQSSPAMGMFNTSMGKLQQQLYKGEYTIFKYAPMFESDFIQVSKKGEVIDVHNRARMVTVGIVRTSPHLTLPDVMLLARPAAICDDYNRYGPATQGKNYKSTQILELTRLFPLKFVTISIHNGKKQQLRLKLATGRSFYLQLCPPSNTKDLFVYWENLVYILRPPVEAYSGSQAIPVGDTLDISGFEEEDKSPAASVIHFFGRDQDQVDIRSLHMNPELFGATSYGYAREE, from the exons ATGAACAACCAATGTAAGTTACCACTTTACACAGCCCAAAGCAGCCCTGCAATGGGTATGTTTAACACCTCCATGGGGAAACTGCAGCAACAACTGTATAAGGGGGAGTATACTATATTCAAGTATGCCCCAATGTTTGAGAGTGACTTTATACAGGTCAGTAAAAAAGGAGAAGTGATTGACGTGCACAACCGTGCCCGAATGGTGACCGTGGGCATCGTTCGCACTAGCCCCCACCTCACACTACCTGATGTCATGCTGCTGGCCCGACCAGCTGCTATCTGTGATGACTATAACAGATATGGCCCTGCCACCCAGGGAAAAAATTACAAGTCTACACAGATCTTAGAGCTAACCAGACTGTTTCCCTTGAAATTTGTAACAATATCCATCCATAATGGTAAAAAACAACAGCTCCGCCTGAAGCTTGCCACTGGCCGCTCTTTTTACCTTCAGCTGTGTCCCCCTTCTAACACAAAAGATCTTTTTGTTTATTGGGAAAACCTTGTTTACATTTTGAGACCACCAGTAGAGGCTTACAGTGGTTCCCAGGCCATCCCAGTTGGAGACACACTGGACATAAGTGGGTTTGAAGAGGAGGACAAGAGCCCAGCG GCAAGTGTCATTCATTTCTTTGGAAGGGATCAAGATCAAGTTGACATCAGGAGTCTTCACATGAACCCTGAATTGTTTGGGGCCACCTCTTATGGTTATGCTAGGGAGGAATGA